In a genomic window of Vulpes lagopus strain Blue_001 chromosome 13, ASM1834538v1, whole genome shotgun sequence:
- the FSHB gene encoding follitropin subunit beta, protein MRSVRFCFLLCCWRAACGAGCELTNVTIAVEKEECRFCISVNATWCAGYCYTRDLVYKDAARPSIQKTCTFRELVYETVRVPGCARHADSLHTYPVATECHCGRCDSDSTDCTVRGLGPGYCSFGEPQQ, encoded by the exons ATGAGGTCGGTCCGGttttgcttcctcctctgctgCTGGAGGGCGGCCTGCGGCGCGGGCTGTGAGCTGACCAACGTCACCATCGCGGTGGAGAAGGAGGAGTGTCGCTTCTGCATAAGCGTCAACGCCACCTGGTGTGCCGGCTACTGCTACACGCGG GATCTCGTGTACAAGGACGCGGCCAGGCCCAGCATCCAGAAGACATGCACCTTCAGGGAGCTGGTGTATGAGACGGTGAGAGTGCCCGGCTGCGCCCGCCACGCAGACTCTCTGCACACGTATCCAGTCGCCACCGAGTGTCACTGCGGCAGGTGTGACAGCGACAGCACCGACTGCACGGTGCGCGGCCTGGGGCCCGGCTACTGCTCCTTTGGAGAGCCGCAGCAGTGA